Proteins encoded together in one Anaerotignum propionicum DSM 1682 window:
- the trpD gene encoding anthranilate phosphoribosyltransferase produces the protein MIKKAMKLAMEKHNISTEMAEEVMNEIMSGSASETEMAAYLTALRMKGETIDEITASAKGMRKACTRLLHDKDVLEIVGTGGDEAFTFNISTISAFVISAAGVPVAKHGNRSVSSKCGAADVLESLGVNIAAEIDVMTKCLEENNICFMYAQKYHPSMKFVAPVRKSLGVRTIFNILGPLANPAGANMELMGVYDKALVRPLAQVMLNLGVKAGMVVCGDDGLDEITMTTTTTACEIRNGKLKSRVIDPEDYGFTYCQPSELVGGNPEENKKIALDILSGKEQGVKRDVVLLNAGVSLYIAEKCHTIQEGIQIAKEMLESGKAMEKLEVFIQATNR, from the coding sequence ATGATAAAGAAAGCAATGAAACTGGCCATGGAAAAACACAATATTTCAACAGAGATGGCGGAAGAGGTAATGAATGAGATCATGTCGGGAAGTGCTTCAGAAACTGAAATGGCGGCATATTTGACAGCTCTTCGCATGAAGGGAGAAACTATAGACGAGATTACTGCAAGTGCAAAGGGAATGCGCAAAGCCTGCACCAGACTACTCCACGATAAGGACGTTCTAGAAATTGTGGGTACCGGGGGGGATGAAGCGTTTACCTTTAACATCTCTACCATTTCAGCTTTTGTGATTTCAGCGGCGGGGGTACCTGTTGCAAAGCACGGCAATAGAAGCGTTTCCAGCAAATGCGGAGCGGCAGATGTTTTGGAGAGCTTAGGTGTAAACATTGCCGCGGAAATAGATGTCATGACCAAATGCCTTGAAGAAAATAATATCTGCTTCATGTATGCTCAGAAATATCACCCATCTATGAAGTTTGTAGCACCTGTGAGAAAAAGCTTGGGGGTGAGAACAATTTTTAATATTCTTGGCCCCCTTGCAAACCCCGCAGGGGCAAATATGGAGTTGATGGGGGTTTATGATAAGGCACTGGTTCGCCCTCTCGCCCAAGTTATGTTGAATCTGGGAGTCAAGGCGGGAATGGTGGTTTGCGGCGATGATGGTTTGGACGAAATCACCATGACAACCACAACAACAGCCTGTGAGATACGAAACGGAAAGTTAAAAAGCCGTGTGATTGACCCTGAGGATTACGGTTTTACCTATTGTCAGCCATCAGAGCTTGTAGGTGGTAATCCTGAGGAAAATAAGAAAATAGCCTTGGATATTCTTTCTGGGAAGGAGCAGGGGGTAAAACGGGATGTGGTGCTTTTGAATGCAGGGGTTTCCCTCTATATTGCAGAGAAATGTCATACCATTCAAGAGGGGATTCAGATTGCAAAGGAAATGCTGGAAAGCGGCAAGGCAATGGAGAAGCTGGAAGTCTTTATTCAAGCAACGAACCGATGA